The proteins below are encoded in one region of Triticum aestivum cultivar Chinese Spring chromosome 1B, IWGSC CS RefSeq v2.1, whole genome shotgun sequence:
- the LOC123087877 gene encoding uncharacterized protein, which produces MASMTRETPVARFVEEEEDDLVGDDSGDDGDEVLEVRRRVSRFAVGGDDGAGGAGEVRRRVSRFAVDGGSGSGGSRGVLSRRQEVVDAGVQGRRRHDGGCEGARTLPPPHAWLAVEDTKKSFGSDNEEHWARLLQRGSAQAEAAQPRRSSFSVVRRERAAREAWLDRAWEMKKSWHERNGGAPDADTPVVVVVGKQTGGSSSPCASSSPHHHSSASVAMDMEEVRACRDLGLELPSDGTVEIQCYGISAGSSPTHSHASSGADSPSTAGSCSISSPSAGEDPVDVKARLKVWAQAVALASTTRLGS; this is translated from the coding sequence ATGGCGTCCATGACCAGGGAGACACCTGTCGCCCGTttcgttgaggaggaggaggatgacctTGTCGGCGATGATAGTGGGGACGACGGTGACGAGGTACTGGAGGTGAGGAGGCGCGTGTCCCGCTTCGCCGTCGGGGGAGACGACGGCGCCGGCGGGGCGGGAGAGGTGAGGAGGCGCGTGTCCCGCTTCGCCGTCGACGGGGGCAGCGGCTCGGGCGGCAGCCGCGGTGTCTTGTCAAGGAGACAGGAGGTCGTCGACGCGGGCGTCCAGGGCCGACGCCGCCACGACGGCGGCTGCGAGGGGGCCCGGACCCTGCCGCCGCCGCACGCGTGGCTGGCTGTGGAGGACACGAAGAAGAGCTTCGGGAGCGACAACGAGGAGCATTGGGCGCGGCTTCTGCAGCGCGGGTCGGCTCAGGCGGAGGCGGCGCAGCCGCGGCGGAGCAGCTTCAGCGTGGTCCGGCGGGAGCGGGCGGCGCGGGAGGCGTGGCTGGACCGCGCGTGGGAGATGAAGAAGAGCTGGCACGAGCGCAACGGTGGCGCCCCCGACGCCGACACCCCCGTGGTGGTCGTGGTGGGGAAGCAGACCGGCGGGTCCTCGTCCCcgtgcgcctcctcctccccgcaccACCACTCGTCCGCCAGCGTCGCGATGGACATGGAGGAGGTGCGTGCGTGCAGGGACCTCGGCCTCGAGCTCCCCTCCGACGGCACCGTAGAAATTCAATGCTACGGCATCTCCGCCGGCAGCAGCCCTACCCACAGCCACGCCAGCAGCGGCGCCGACTCGCCCTCCACCGCCGGCAGCTGCTCCATCTCCAGCCCCAGCGCCG